The genomic interval GCATCATCGGCGATGAGCTCGTAAGCATCATCAACGATTCGGACGCCCAGTATGCTTTCACGTCCAGTGTGTTGCTCCCTCAAATCCGTAATGCGAAAGAACGCCTTAAAAATATCGAGAGCCTTATCGTTACCGACAAGGTCGACGATGAAGATATCTCATACAAGACCCTTATCGATAATGCCACTGAATTCATACCCGACACTCCCCTCGATGAAGAAGATGAGGCCCTGTTCCTCTATACATCCGGCAGTACGGGAAGACCGAAGGGCGTTATCCTCCAGTACCTACACCTCGACCTCTTCCCCGAATCACTGCAATCCATCATTCCCGAATACACCACCCAGGATGAGGTCATCGCCTGTCTGCTTCCCATGAGTCACATCACCGGGCCGATTATCGTAAACACGATATTGAAGTTCGGATGCTCTCTGGTAATCATCGATAATCTCAAGCAAGACTACGTGTGGAAAATGATGGAGCGACACCGCGTTACCCTCTTCAATAACGTGCCCCCCATCATGCGGCTCCTCTTGTCGGACCCACAGCTTCAGACCTATGATCTTTCCTCCCTGAAATATATCTCGCTGATGGGTATGTCGGTCCCGAAATCCCTCATCGAACAGTGCCGAAGGCTGCTCCCCCATCTGACGGTTATTCAGGGATACGGATTGACGGAGACCTCTCCTTTGCTCACCCTGGTGCCGATTGAATACGCCACGGAGAAAATCGGATCGGTGGGCGTCCCCGTTCCCGGCGTCGAACTGAAGATTCTTGACGAATTTGACCAGGAACTGCCCGTCGGCCAACCGGGTGAAATCGTCGTCAGGGGACCCCAGGTCATGAAGGGATATTACAAGCAGCCGATTGAAACGAATCTGTGCATACGAAACGGATGGTTCTATACCGGCGATCTGGGCAAGATCGACAAAGACGGTTTTGTATATCACCTGGGCAGGGCGAACGACATGGTGATCAC from Candidatus Zymogenaceae bacterium carries:
- a CDS encoding acyl--CoA ligase, with protein sequence MHIRNALIDIADRFPDKTCLIFRDTAITFSHLKKRIFRLCNALNELGIKKEDKVLCYLPNTSEFVEIYLACLSMGIICVPVDPRIIGDELVSIINDSDAQYAFTSSVLLPQIRNAKERLKNIESLIVTDKVDDEDISYKTLIDNATEFIPDTPLDEEDEALFLYTSGSTGRPKGVILQYLHLDLFPESLQSIIPEYTTQDEVIACLLPMSHITGPIIVNTILKFGCSLVIIDNLKQDYVWKMMERHRVTLFNNVPPIMRLLLSDPQLQTYDLSSLKYISLMGMSVPKSLIEQCRRLLPHLTVIQGYGLTETSPLLTLVPIEYATEKIGSVGVPVPGVELKILDEFDQELPVGQPGEIVVRGPQVMKGYYKQPIETNLCIRNGWFYTGDLGKIDKDGFVYHLGRANDMVITGGLIVYPAEVEDILHKHHDIMEAAVVSIPDPKRGEVLAAFIVKRPGSNLKYIDVMKYCRVSMADYKVPRMIMFVDKIPLTGSGKLDKNILLKTE